A part of Vulpes vulpes isolate BD-2025 chromosome 15, VulVul3, whole genome shotgun sequence genomic DNA contains:
- the LOC112919840 gene encoding olfactory receptor 4F3/4F16/4F29-like, producing MDGGNHSVVSEFLLLGLTSSWEIQILLFLFFTIFYIASMLGNLLIVVTIISDHHLHSPMYFLLANLSIIDTGVSSIASPKMIYDLFRKHKVISLTGCITQMFFIHTVGGTEMVLLIVMAYDRYIAICKPLHYLSIMSLRMCISLLAVAWTIGLIHSVAQLAFVVNLPFCGPNTMDSFYCDFPRFIKLACTDTYRLEFLVTANSGFISMGTFFILIVSYIFILVTVRKHSSDGSSKALSTLSAHVTVVVFFFGPCIIVYVWPFPTLPIDKFLAIFDALITPFMNPVIYTFRNKDMKVAMRRLFGKVLSFRKSSFMTNQRHSDSF from the coding sequence ATGGATGGAGGAAATCACTCTGTGGTGTCTGAATTTTTGTTACTGGGACTCACCAGTTCTTGGGAGAttcagattcttctttttttgttttttactatattttacatAGCAAGTATGCTAGGAAACCTTCTCATTGTGGTCACAATCATCTCAGACCATCACTTACATTCCCCTATGTACTTTTTGCTGGCAAATCTTTCCATCATCGACACAGGTGTTTCTAGCATTGCAAGCCCAAAGATGATTTATGACCTTTTCAGAAAACATAAAGTCATCTCCTTGACAGGGTGCATTACTCAGATGTTTTTCATTCACACTGTTGGGGGTACAGAGATGGTGCTGCTCATTGTCATGGCCTATGACCGATACATTGCTATCTGTAAGCCCCTTCACTACCTGAGCATTATGAGCCTAAGAATGTGCATTTCTCTTTTGGCTGTTGCTTGGACCATTGGACTCATCCATTCTGTGGCCCAACTGGCTTTTGTTGTAAACTTGCCCTTTTGTGGTCCAAACACAATGGATagtttttattgtgattttcCTCGGTTCATCAAACTTGCATGtacagacacatacagactgGAGTTTCTGGTCACTGCCAACAGTGGGTTCATCTCTATGGGCACCTTCTTCATCTTGATTGTGTCTTATATCTTCATCCTGGTCACAGTTCGCAAACATTCTTCAGATGGTTCATCCAAGGCCCTCTCCACTCTCTCTGCTCACGTCACCGTGGTGGTCTTTTTCTTTGGTCCTTGCATTATTGTCTATGTGTGGCCATTCCCTACCTTACCCATAGATAAATTTTTAGCCATCTTTGATGCCCTTATCACTCCTTTCATGAATCCTGTTATCTATACTTTCAGAAATAAGGATATGAAAGTGGCAATGAGGAGACTGTTTGGTAAGGTTTTAAGTTTCAGGAAGAGTTCTTTCATGACCAATCAAAGACATTCAGATTCATTTTGA